The following proteins are co-located in the Carassius auratus strain Wakin chromosome 7, ASM336829v1, whole genome shotgun sequence genome:
- the puf60b gene encoding poly(U)-binding-splicing factor PUF60-B isoform X1, whose product MMENGQGTGSKLVLPPLTPEQQEALQKAKKYAMEQSIKSVLVKQTIAHQQQQLTNLQMAAVTMGFGDPLSSLQSVAAQRQRALAIMCRVYVGSIYYELGEDTIRQAFAPFGPIKSIDMSWDSVTMKHKGFAFVEYEVPEAAQLALEQMNSVMLGGRNIKVGRPSNIGQAQPIIDQLAEEARAFNRIYVASIHPDLSDDDIKSVFEAFGKIKSCMLAREPTTGKHKGFGFIEYEKPQSSLDAVSSMNLFDLGGQYLRVGKAVTPPIPLLAPTTPGGLPPAAAVAAAAATAKITAQEAVVGATVLGSLTSPAHILSQQMGLPQAVLAAQAPGIITGVTPARPTLPVVPQVGLVNPVLASPPVTTSVSVGTPTSTAQTHTEVKREEDNMRTEDQSAPVGNGQDRELEQLSVSASGGKQTVTQTKPSTVMVLRNMVGPEDIDDDLEGEVMEECGKYGAVNRVIIYQERQGDEDGAEIIVKIFVEFSDADEMNKAIQALNNRWFAGRKVVAELYDQERFNNSDLSA is encoded by the exons ATGATGGAGAATGGACAAGGCACAGGCTCAAAGCTTGTATTACCGCCTCTTACTCCAGAGCAACAGGAGGCGCTACAGAAG gCTAAGAAGTATGCCATGGAACAGAGCATCAAGAGTGTTTTAGTGAAACAGACCATCGCCCACCAGCAACAACAGCTCACAAACTTACAG ATGGCAGCAGTGACAATGGGCTTTGGAGATCCTCTCTCATCTTTACAATCG GTGGCAGCACAGAGGCAGCGTGCTCTGGCCATCATGTGTCGCGTGTATGTGGGCTCCATTTATTACGAGCTGGGGGAAGATACCATCCGGCAGGCCTTCGCCCCCTTTGGTCCCATTAAGAGCATTGATATGTCTTGGGACTCTGTCACCATGAAACACAAG GGCTTTGCCTTTGTGGAGTATGAGGTTCCTGAAGCAGCTCAGCTGGCCTTGGAGCAGATGAACTCCGTTATGCTGGGTGGAAGGAACATTAAG GTGGGGCGGCCAAGTAACATTGGACAGGCGCAGCCCATCATCGACCAACTGGCAGAGGAGGCACGTGCCTTCAACCGAATCTATGTAGCCTCTATCCACCCTGATCTATCTGACGACGACATTAAGAGTGTCTTTGAGGCCTTTGGAAAGATTAAAAGTTGTATGCTGGCACGGGAACCCACCACGGGAAAGCACAAGGGCTTCGGATTCATTG AATACGAAAAGCCTCAGTCATCGCTGGATGCCGTGTCTTCTATGAACCTGTTTGACCTTGGAGGTCAGTACCTAAGAGTAGGGAAGGCTGTAACTCCTCCTATACCTCTGTTGGCACCTACGACCCCTGGAGGTCTGCCTCCTGCTGCAGCTGTGGCGGCTGCTGCTGCGACTGCCAAGATCACTGCCCAG GAGGCTGTTGTTGGAGCGACAGTGCTGGGTTCTCTCACTTCACCAGCGCACATTCTCAGTCAGCAAATGGGACTTCCACAGGCCGTACTGGCCGCCCAGGCTCCTGGCATCATCACAG GTGTGACACCTGCTCGCCCCACTCTCCCTGTAGTCCCTCAGGTTGGTTTGGTCAACCCAGTACTAGCATCCCCACCTGTCACAACATCTGTATCTGTGGGAACACCAACATCTACAGCACAAACGCATACAGAAGTGAAGAGAGAGGAAGACAACATGCGAACTGAAGATCAGAGTGCGCCAGTCGGAAATGGACAGGACCGTGAACTGGAGCAGCTAAGCGTCAGTGCAAGTGGAGGAAAACAGACAGTCACTCAGACGAAG CCATCAACAGTTATGGTGCTACGCAACATGGTGGGCCCAGAGGACATCGATGATGACCTGGAAGGTGAAGTGATGGAGGAATGTGGGAAGTATGGTGCTGTTAATCGGGTTATCATATACCAGGAACGGCAGGGTGATGAGGACGGTGCTGAGATAATAGTGAAGATCTTTGTGGAGTTTTCTGATGCCGATGAAATGAACAAGGCCATCCAGGCTCTCAACAACCGCTGGTTTGCAGGTCGCAAGGTTGTTGCAGAGTTGTACGATCAAGAGCGTTTTAATAACAGTGACCTTTCTGCGTAA
- the puf60b gene encoding poly(U)-binding-splicing factor PUF60-B isoform X2 yields the protein MMENGQGTGSKLVLPPLTPEQQEALQKAKKYAMEQSIKSVLVKQTIAHQQQQLTNLQVAAQRQRALAIMCRVYVGSIYYELGEDTIRQAFAPFGPIKSIDMSWDSVTMKHKGFAFVEYEVPEAAQLALEQMNSVMLGGRNIKVGRPSNIGQAQPIIDQLAEEARAFNRIYVASIHPDLSDDDIKSVFEAFGKIKSCMLAREPTTGKHKGFGFIEYEKPQSSLDAVSSMNLFDLGGQYLRVGKAVTPPIPLLAPTTPGGLPPAAAVAAAAATAKITAQEAVVGATVLGSLTSPAHILSQQMGLPQAVLAAQAPGIITGVTPARPTLPVVPQVGLVNPVLASPPVTTSVSVGTPTSTAQTHTEVKREEDNMRTEDQSAPVGNGQDRELEQLSVSASGGKQTVTQTKPSTVMVLRNMVGPEDIDDDLEGEVMEECGKYGAVNRVIIYQERQGDEDGAEIIVKIFVEFSDADEMNKAIQALNNRWFAGRKVVAELYDQERFNNSDLSA from the exons ATGATGGAGAATGGACAAGGCACAGGCTCAAAGCTTGTATTACCGCCTCTTACTCCAGAGCAACAGGAGGCGCTACAGAAG gCTAAGAAGTATGCCATGGAACAGAGCATCAAGAGTGTTTTAGTGAAACAGACCATCGCCCACCAGCAACAACAGCTCACAAACTTACAG GTGGCAGCACAGAGGCAGCGTGCTCTGGCCATCATGTGTCGCGTGTATGTGGGCTCCATTTATTACGAGCTGGGGGAAGATACCATCCGGCAGGCCTTCGCCCCCTTTGGTCCCATTAAGAGCATTGATATGTCTTGGGACTCTGTCACCATGAAACACAAG GGCTTTGCCTTTGTGGAGTATGAGGTTCCTGAAGCAGCTCAGCTGGCCTTGGAGCAGATGAACTCCGTTATGCTGGGTGGAAGGAACATTAAG GTGGGGCGGCCAAGTAACATTGGACAGGCGCAGCCCATCATCGACCAACTGGCAGAGGAGGCACGTGCCTTCAACCGAATCTATGTAGCCTCTATCCACCCTGATCTATCTGACGACGACATTAAGAGTGTCTTTGAGGCCTTTGGAAAGATTAAAAGTTGTATGCTGGCACGGGAACCCACCACGGGAAAGCACAAGGGCTTCGGATTCATTG AATACGAAAAGCCTCAGTCATCGCTGGATGCCGTGTCTTCTATGAACCTGTTTGACCTTGGAGGTCAGTACCTAAGAGTAGGGAAGGCTGTAACTCCTCCTATACCTCTGTTGGCACCTACGACCCCTGGAGGTCTGCCTCCTGCTGCAGCTGTGGCGGCTGCTGCTGCGACTGCCAAGATCACTGCCCAG GAGGCTGTTGTTGGAGCGACAGTGCTGGGTTCTCTCACTTCACCAGCGCACATTCTCAGTCAGCAAATGGGACTTCCACAGGCCGTACTGGCCGCCCAGGCTCCTGGCATCATCACAG GTGTGACACCTGCTCGCCCCACTCTCCCTGTAGTCCCTCAGGTTGGTTTGGTCAACCCAGTACTAGCATCCCCACCTGTCACAACATCTGTATCTGTGGGAACACCAACATCTACAGCACAAACGCATACAGAAGTGAAGAGAGAGGAAGACAACATGCGAACTGAAGATCAGAGTGCGCCAGTCGGAAATGGACAGGACCGTGAACTGGAGCAGCTAAGCGTCAGTGCAAGTGGAGGAAAACAGACAGTCACTCAGACGAAG CCATCAACAGTTATGGTGCTACGCAACATGGTGGGCCCAGAGGACATCGATGATGACCTGGAAGGTGAAGTGATGGAGGAATGTGGGAAGTATGGTGCTGTTAATCGGGTTATCATATACCAGGAACGGCAGGGTGATGAGGACGGTGCTGAGATAATAGTGAAGATCTTTGTGGAGTTTTCTGATGCCGATGAAATGAACAAGGCCATCCAGGCTCTCAACAACCGCTGGTTTGCAGGTCGCAAGGTTGTTGCAGAGTTGTACGATCAAGAGCGTTTTAATAACAGTGACCTTTCTGCGTAA